The following are from one region of the Phycisphaeraceae bacterium genome:
- a CDS encoding GIY-YIG nuclease family protein: MLGRTIRLYLVDGSPTGPLVAEISNWTGKVLVAPRSRLADIVKREELGKTGVYLLIGPDPEKPGRDRLYIGEADCVKARLAHHDRDQSKDFWERTVVFVSKDENLTKAHGRYLESRLIEIAKAAGRAVLVNGTVPPRPALPESDIADMEYFCAQVEMVLPVLGHAFLQKAPSVFQVIESAKADHSPMFVLKGSGTNAQAREINGEFVVLTGSTARRSGVSSWTTGKALRDQLLDEGKLAEGATAELLRFTENVAFTSPSTAASVVLGRNANGRLEWVADESGATYAEWQDSKLRDAGVVAESE; encoded by the coding sequence ATGCTTGGTAGGACGATCCGGCTTTATCTCGTTGATGGCTCACCCACCGGCCCGCTTGTTGCGGAGATATCCAACTGGACCGGGAAGGTGCTGGTGGCCCCGCGTTCGCGGCTCGCGGACATCGTGAAGCGAGAGGAGTTGGGGAAGACGGGCGTCTACCTGCTCATCGGACCCGATCCGGAGAAGCCGGGAAGGGATCGGCTGTACATCGGCGAAGCGGACTGCGTGAAGGCGCGTCTGGCCCACCACGACCGGGATCAGTCCAAGGACTTCTGGGAGCGGACCGTGGTCTTCGTCAGCAAGGACGAGAATCTCACGAAGGCGCATGGGCGGTACCTGGAGAGTCGTCTGATCGAGATCGCGAAAGCGGCGGGTCGGGCGGTGCTGGTGAACGGGACGGTGCCGCCGCGACCGGCGCTGCCGGAGTCGGACATCGCGGACATGGAGTACTTCTGCGCTCAGGTCGAGATGGTGCTGCCCGTGCTGGGGCATGCCTTCTTGCAGAAGGCGCCTTCGGTATTCCAGGTCATCGAGAGCGCGAAAGCGGATCACTCGCCGATGTTCGTGCTGAAGGGCTCGGGTACGAACGCGCAGGCACGGGAGATCAACGGGGAGTTCGTCGTGCTGACTGGTTCGACGGCGAGAAGGTCGGGCGTCTCATCGTGGACAACCGGGAAAGCGCTCCGCGATCAGTTGCTCGACGAGGGGAAACTCGCCGAGGGCGCGACAGCGGAGTTGCTGCGGTTCACCGAGAATGTGGCGTTCACGAGTCCCAGCACGGCGGCGTCCGTTGTGCTCGGGCGTAACGCGAACGGACGCCTTGAGTGGGTCGCCGACGAAAGCGGCGCCACCTATGCCGAATGGCAGGATTCCAAACTACGCGACGCGGGTGTCGTGGCCGAGTCTGAATAG
- a CDS encoding bifunctional DNA primase/polymerase encodes MPRVDLASFAARYLQAGLAVLPARRERKQPAVTSWKKFQDSLPTLDDIDGWFVKATPDALCIVCGAVSGNLEVLDFDQKAALYEEWAALVRDEAPGLFERLVIERSQSGGIHVLYRSTEPVGGNAVLAAEINDAVQATLIETRGEGGLILCAPTPGYELLQGQLHALPVLSGDEVETLRSAASALDRRTPTMILDTTPRTSKSEQDRPGDRFNREGDLRPILERHGWRRWRRGDNEYWTRPGKAAGVSATFNGECFFVHSSNAAPFEHQRGYSKFTAFTLLEHGGDFRKAAKALRRESPPPVVNDDSADADGVDGDALVQMLGKTDPRSGRIALSPAHTLPTARAFIDRYYSHEDGPTLHYTDGAFYAWQNNRYIAVEDAALRQRLQQWLHTAVTPRMKVRSGDVEFTTFCANPRTVHDALAALQMHAHIDGADGGPRWIGEQEEAPPPRELLCFPALTLHIPSRRAMPPTPRLFVTNALNYDYDADAPAPVEWLRFLRDLFGDDSESVELLQEWFGYCLVPDTRLQKMLLIVGPPRSGKGTIGRVLSGVVGQSNVTGPTVGSLASQFGLHSLVGKSIAIVSDARFSGHDSGTLVERLLCISGEDLLTIDRKYLSAVTLRLTTRMMFLSNEIPQLADASGALASRFLILRLTESHLGREDEGLLERLSVERPGILLWALEGLDRLRARGRFNPPASTSDIGDTMRDGGSPIQAFVRERCTIGDDLRSDVAELFQDWTSWAAAQGVQEAGNVQRFGVLLSAAFPKVTRRRGTRNTFYQGIALKERPR; translated from the coding sequence ATGCCCCGAGTCGACCTCGCATCGTTCGCGGCGCGATACCTGCAGGCGGGCCTCGCCGTGCTCCCCGCACGACGCGAGCGAAAGCAACCGGCAGTGACGTCGTGGAAGAAATTCCAAGACTCACTTCCGACCCTCGATGACATCGACGGCTGGTTCGTCAAAGCCACTCCCGACGCGCTCTGCATCGTCTGCGGCGCCGTCTCCGGCAACCTCGAGGTCCTCGACTTCGACCAGAAGGCCGCTCTCTACGAGGAATGGGCCGCGCTGGTGCGAGACGAAGCACCCGGTCTCTTCGAGCGTCTCGTGATCGAGCGGTCCCAGTCCGGCGGCATCCATGTCCTGTACCGCTCGACGGAACCAGTCGGCGGCAACGCCGTGCTGGCCGCCGAGATCAACGACGCCGTGCAAGCCACGCTCATCGAAACGCGCGGCGAGGGCGGCCTGATCCTCTGCGCACCCACACCCGGCTACGAACTCCTCCAGGGTCAGCTCCACGCGCTGCCCGTCCTCAGCGGCGACGAGGTCGAAACGCTCCGCTCCGCCGCCTCGGCGCTCGACCGCCGCACGCCGACCATGATTCTGGACACGACGCCGCGTACCTCAAAGAGCGAACAGGACCGCCCCGGCGACCGCTTCAACCGCGAGGGCGACCTCCGCCCGATTCTGGAGCGGCACGGCTGGCGCCGGTGGAGGCGCGGCGACAACGAGTACTGGACGCGCCCAGGCAAAGCGGCCGGCGTGAGTGCGACCTTCAACGGCGAGTGCTTCTTCGTCCACTCGAGCAACGCCGCGCCTTTCGAACATCAAAGGGGCTACAGCAAGTTCACGGCGTTCACGCTGCTCGAGCACGGCGGCGACTTCAGGAAGGCGGCGAAGGCGCTGCGACGCGAGAGCCCTCCCCCCGTGGTCAACGACGACAGCGCCGATGCGGACGGCGTCGATGGCGACGCGCTCGTCCAGATGCTGGGCAAGACAGATCCGCGCAGCGGCAGGATCGCCCTCTCGCCCGCGCACACGCTGCCGACCGCGAGGGCGTTCATCGACAGGTATTACTCACACGAAGACGGGCCAACGCTGCACTACACGGACGGCGCGTTCTACGCGTGGCAGAACAACCGCTATATCGCCGTCGAGGACGCTGCGCTCCGCCAGCGGCTGCAGCAATGGCTCCACACCGCCGTGACGCCGCGGATGAAAGTCAGGTCGGGCGATGTCGAGTTCACCACGTTCTGCGCGAACCCCCGAACGGTGCACGACGCGCTGGCCGCGCTGCAGATGCATGCACACATTGACGGCGCCGACGGCGGGCCGCGCTGGATCGGCGAGCAGGAAGAGGCGCCGCCGCCCCGCGAGCTGCTCTGCTTTCCCGCGCTCACCCTGCACATCCCGTCCCGGCGCGCGATGCCTCCAACGCCGCGTCTCTTCGTCACCAACGCGCTCAACTACGACTACGACGCCGACGCGCCTGCGCCGGTCGAGTGGCTGCGTTTCCTCAGAGACCTCTTCGGCGACGACTCCGAGTCCGTCGAACTGCTCCAGGAGTGGTTCGGCTACTGCCTCGTGCCCGACACGCGATTGCAGAAGATGCTCCTCATCGTCGGCCCGCCGCGGTCGGGCAAGGGCACGATCGGACGCGTCCTCAGCGGCGTGGTCGGGCAGTCCAACGTGACGGGGCCGACCGTCGGGTCTCTGGCGTCACAGTTCGGCCTTCATTCCCTGGTCGGGAAGTCGATCGCGATCGTCAGCGACGCCCGGTTCAGCGGGCACGACTCCGGCACGCTCGTCGAGCGATTGCTCTGCATCAGCGGCGAGGACCTGTTGACCATCGATCGGAAATACCTCTCTGCCGTCACCCTCCGACTGACCACGCGGATGATGTTCCTCAGCAACGAGATCCCTCAACTGGCCGACGCCAGCGGCGCGCTGGCCTCCCGCTTCCTGATCCTGCGGCTGACCGAGAGTCATCTGGGCCGCGAGGACGAGGGACTGCTCGAGCGACTCAGCGTCGAACGACCGGGCATCCTGCTCTGGGCGCTCGAAGGGCTGGACCGATTGCGCGCCCGCGGTCGCTTCAATCCACCCGCCTCTACGAGCGACATCGGCGACACGATGCGTGACGGGGGTTCCCCGATCCAAGCCTTCGTGCGCGAGCGTTGCACGATCGGCGACGACTTGCGTTCGGATGTTGCCGAGCTCTTCCAAGACTGGACATCGTGGGCGGCCGCGCAGGGCGTTCAGGAGGCCGGGAACGTCCAGCGATTTGGCGTCCTTCTCAGCGCCGCGTTTCCGAAGGTCACGCGCCGGCGCGGCACGCGGAACACCTTCTATCAGGGGATCGCGCTTAAGGAGCGCCCCCGATGA
- a CDS encoding tyrosine-type recombinase/integrase gives MPPTPRPARRLPPEPLTSDEVAALFRACNDGSLTQIRNRALLAVLYRAGLRIREALALERKDLDMNACAIRVLRGKGNRPRTVGIDARAMQTVGEWLAARDALPNPTTTRAIFVTLRGRTITAPMTTSYARTLLTRLGQRADIAKRVHPHGLRHTMAAELRAEGVDIAIISRQLGHRSISTTARYLDHLAPLAVIEAMRGRGW, from the coding sequence ATGCCGCCCACACCCCGCCCCGCGCGCCGCCTCCCGCCCGAACCGCTCACCAGCGACGAGGTCGCCGCCCTCTTCCGCGCGTGCAACGACGGCTCGCTCACGCAGATCCGCAACCGCGCGCTGCTCGCCGTGCTGTACCGCGCTGGCCTGCGCATCCGCGAGGCGCTCGCGCTCGAGCGCAAGGACCTCGACATGAACGCCTGCGCCATCCGCGTCCTCCGCGGCAAGGGCAACCGCCCGCGCACCGTCGGCATCGACGCGCGCGCCATGCAGACAGTGGGGGAGTGGCTCGCCGCGCGCGACGCGCTGCCCAACCCCACGACCACGCGCGCCATCTTCGTCACGCTCCGAGGCCGCACGATCACCGCCCCCATGACGACCTCCTACGCGCGCACCCTCCTCACGCGCCTGGGCCAGCGCGCCGACATCGCCAAACGCGTCCACCCCCACGGCCTCCGCCACACCATGGCCGCCGAACTCCGCGCCGAAGGCGTCGACATCGCGATCATCTCCCGCCAACTCGGCCACCGCAGCATCTCCACGACGGCGCGCTACCTCGACCACCTGGCCCCGCTCGCCGTCATCGAGGCGATGAGGGGGAGGGGGTGGTGA
- a CDS encoding ParB N-terminal domain-containing protein: protein MHIDLRPTASVRPYDRNPRHNKDAVAAVAESIRRFGFRQPVVVDAEGVIVCGHTRWKAAGELGLEQIPVHVASDLTPEQVRAYRVADNKTAEIASWDIAALSGELGEMLSDPALDDLDWTLLGFDPDELARLTGTLVTEGLTDPDDVPLPPDKPVTRPGDLVILGDHRLLCADSSSREDLARLLDGGAVHLVNTDPPYNVKVEPRSNNAIAAGNSSFTAPEKKHHQKFDLARHPEKAKPTAKKMRAKDRPLINDFVTDEEFARLLLAWFGNAADALEPGRGFYIWGGYANIANYPSALKASGLYFSQAIIWHKMHPVLTRKDFMGDHEWCFYGWKEGAAHVYLGPNNIPDVWSIKKVNPQSMMHLTEKPVDLARRAIEYSSRPGETVLDLFGGSGSTLIACEQTARHARLMEIDPAYCDVIVERWEKFTGRKAERFPSGSKEPFDARSRA from the coding sequence ATGCACATCGACCTCCGACCCACCGCCTCCGTCCGCCCCTACGACCGAAACCCTCGCCACAACAAGGACGCCGTCGCCGCCGTCGCCGAGAGCATCCGGCGCTTCGGCTTCCGCCAGCCCGTCGTCGTCGACGCCGAGGGCGTCATCGTCTGCGGCCACACGCGCTGGAAGGCCGCCGGCGAACTCGGCCTCGAGCAGATCCCCGTCCATGTCGCGTCCGATCTCACCCCCGAGCAGGTCCGCGCGTACCGCGTCGCCGACAACAAGACCGCCGAGATCGCCTCCTGGGACATCGCCGCGCTCTCGGGCGAACTCGGTGAGATGCTGAGCGACCCCGCGCTCGACGACCTCGACTGGACGCTGCTCGGCTTCGACCCCGACGAACTCGCGCGCCTCACCGGCACGCTCGTGACCGAGGGCCTCACCGACCCCGACGACGTCCCCCTCCCGCCCGACAAGCCCGTCACCAGGCCGGGCGACCTCGTCATCCTCGGCGACCACCGCCTGCTCTGCGCCGACAGTTCCTCGCGCGAAGACCTCGCGCGACTGCTCGACGGAGGCGCCGTCCACCTCGTCAACACCGACCCGCCGTACAACGTCAAGGTCGAGCCGCGCAGCAACAACGCCATCGCCGCCGGCAACTCGTCCTTCACCGCTCCCGAGAAGAAGCACCACCAGAAGTTCGACCTCGCACGACACCCAGAGAAGGCAAAGCCCACAGCGAAGAAGATGCGGGCCAAGGACCGGCCGCTGATCAACGACTTCGTCACCGACGAGGAGTTTGCGCGGCTGCTCCTGGCCTGGTTTGGCAACGCCGCCGACGCGCTCGAGCCCGGGCGCGGCTTCTACATCTGGGGCGGCTACGCCAACATCGCCAACTACCCCTCGGCGCTCAAGGCGAGCGGGCTCTACTTCTCGCAGGCGATCATCTGGCACAAGATGCACCCCGTCCTCACGCGCAAGGACTTCATGGGCGACCACGAGTGGTGCTTCTACGGCTGGAAGGAGGGCGCCGCGCATGTCTACCTCGGCCCCAACAACATCCCCGACGTGTGGTCGATCAAGAAGGTCAACCCGCAATCGATGATGCATTTGACGGAGAAGCCCGTCGATCTCGCCCGGCGCGCCATCGAGTACTCCTCGCGACCCGGCGAGACCGTCCTCGACCTCTTCGGCGGCAGCGGCAGCACGCTCATCGCCTGCGAGCAGACCGCCCGCCACGCGCGCCTCATGGAGATCGACCCCGCGTACTGCGATGTGATCGTGGAGCGGTGGGAGAAGTTCACGGGGAGGAAGGCGGAGCGATTTCCGTCAGGCTCCAAGGAACCCTTCGACGCTCGGAGCCGGGCGTGA
- a CDS encoding phosphomannomutase/phosphoglucomutase, translated as MLGRVFKAYDIRGVYPDPLSDKLAWQIGFGCGKHLVEVARAEGYRTPMMTNIVVGRDMRKSSPTLLKQLVDGITSSGANVIDVGLVDTPFIYFAINHLDCAGGVQTTASHNPPQYNGFKVSRRKAKPVGETTGLAEVRKAAALADPNAAHPGKGRSESRDLWEAYTEHVRRFVNLNGRKIKVAIDASNGMAGTAVPRIFGKKGASIPGLEIVEINFDNSKGEFVHEPNPLVASNLRQVQDAVLKEKCDLGICFDGDADRIVAIDEKGEVISCDHLTAWLAKWFLASNPGAGIVYDLRSSKALEEDVKAAGGVPLRSRVGHVFMKQIMAEKGCVFGGELSGHFYFRDNFNADSGVIAMGTVLSALAQSKKPLSELIRPVLRYPQSGERNFEIEDKDGALAKLKEQFGKRGRVDELDGVTIDCFDSEGWWCNVRKSNTEPLLRLNLEARNDRTLREMIDALSPLLGTPSHH; from the coding sequence ATGCTCGGACGCGTGTTCAAGGCCTACGACATCCGCGGCGTCTACCCCGACCCGCTCTCCGACAAGCTCGCGTGGCAGATCGGCTTCGGCTGCGGCAAACACCTCGTCGAGGTCGCCCGCGCCGAGGGCTACCGCACCCCCATGATGACCAACATCGTCGTGGGACGCGACATGCGCAAGAGCAGCCCCACGCTCCTCAAGCAGCTCGTCGACGGGATCACCTCCTCTGGCGCCAATGTCATCGATGTCGGGCTCGTCGACACGCCCTTCATCTATTTCGCGATCAACCACCTCGACTGCGCCGGCGGCGTGCAGACCACCGCGTCGCACAACCCGCCCCAGTACAACGGCTTCAAGGTCTCACGCCGCAAGGCCAAGCCCGTGGGCGAGACCACCGGGCTCGCCGAGGTGCGCAAGGCCGCCGCCCTTGCCGACCCCAACGCCGCCCACCCCGGCAAGGGACGCTCCGAGTCGCGCGACCTCTGGGAGGCCTACACCGAGCACGTGCGCCGGTTCGTCAACCTCAACGGGCGCAAGATCAAGGTCGCGATCGACGCGAGCAACGGCATGGCCGGCACCGCGGTCCCTCGCATCTTCGGCAAGAAGGGCGCGTCCATCCCCGGCCTCGAGATCGTCGAGATCAACTTCGACAACAGCAAGGGCGAGTTCGTCCACGAGCCAAACCCCCTCGTCGCGAGCAACCTGCGACAGGTCCAGGACGCCGTCCTCAAGGAGAAGTGCGACCTGGGCATCTGTTTCGACGGCGACGCCGACCGGATCGTGGCGATCGACGAGAAGGGCGAGGTCATCTCCTGCGACCACCTCACCGCCTGGCTGGCGAAGTGGTTCCTCGCGAGCAACCCCGGCGCCGGCATCGTCTACGACCTGCGTTCGAGCAAGGCGCTCGAGGAAGACGTGAAGGCCGCGGGCGGCGTCCCGCTGCGCAGCCGCGTCGGCCACGTGTTCATGAAGCAGATCATGGCCGAGAAGGGTTGCGTCTTCGGGGGTGAGCTCTCCGGACACTTCTATTTCCGCGACAACTTCAACGCCGACTCGGGCGTGATCGCGATGGGGACCGTCCTGTCGGCGCTCGCGCAGAGCAAGAAGCCGCTTTCGGAGCTCATCCGGCCCGTCCTTCGATACCCCCAGTCGGGCGAGCGGAACTTCGAGATCGAGGACAAGGACGGCGCCCTCGCGAAGCTCAAGGAGCAGTTCGGCAAGCGCGGACGCGTCGACGAGCTCGACGGCGTGACCATCGACTGCTTCGACTCCGAGGGATGGTGGTGCAACGTGCGCAAGAGCAACACCGAGCCCCTGCTGCGTCTGAACCTCGAGGCGCGCAACGACCGCACGCTGCGCGAGATGATCGACGCGCTCTCCCCGCTCCTCGGGACGCCTTCACACCACTGA
- a CDS encoding site-specific integrase, whose translation MPKTPAYRTRKGYDQALVTLTDSRTGKRRDYWLGAHGTPASRERYHRLVAEWESLQRRLPEPERAAPSPQDPGALTVGELIVRYWQWTGANNATREREHFRPVLRMLRDTDATTPVDAYGPRRLRLLRERMMRAEPDADPPRAAWSRQYINQQTKRVQRVFKWGVSHELVPPSVTQALATLEPLKRGRTAARETEKVRPADLAIVEAAIPFMSRQTAALVRLQLLTGARPGELLGMRPADIDTGAHGRAPGGGGVWIFRPEEHKNAHRGRERTVYLGPRAQAIIAPFLEGRGHHTPLFSPAEAEAERREALHARRKTPLSCGNRPGSNKRDEPSKTAGDRYTAPTYYRAIEYACEAAFPPPPPLGRKPGETRAQWRARQTPATRKELKAWRKAHTFTPYQLRHSAATLIRRDFGLEAAQLVLGHASATITDAVYAERDAGKVIEVMRRVG comes from the coding sequence ATGCCCAAAACTCCCGCGTACCGCACCCGCAAGGGCTACGACCAGGCCCTCGTCACACTCACCGATTCCAGAACCGGCAAACGCCGCGACTACTGGCTCGGCGCGCACGGCACGCCCGCAAGCCGCGAGCGCTACCACCGCCTCGTCGCCGAGTGGGAGTCCCTCCAGCGCCGCCTCCCCGAGCCCGAGCGCGCAGCGCCCTCGCCGCAGGACCCAGGCGCGCTCACCGTCGGCGAACTCATCGTCCGCTACTGGCAGTGGACCGGCGCGAACAACGCCACGCGCGAGCGCGAGCACTTCCGCCCCGTCCTCCGCATGCTGCGCGACACCGACGCGACCACGCCCGTCGACGCGTACGGGCCCAGGCGACTCCGCCTCCTCCGCGAGCGCATGATGCGCGCCGAGCCCGACGCCGACCCGCCGCGCGCCGCCTGGTCGAGGCAGTACATCAACCAGCAGACCAAGCGCGTGCAGCGCGTCTTCAAGTGGGGCGTCTCGCACGAACTCGTCCCGCCCTCGGTCACCCAGGCGCTCGCCACGCTCGAGCCGCTCAAGCGCGGCCGCACCGCCGCGCGCGAGACCGAGAAGGTCCGCCCCGCCGACCTCGCCATCGTCGAGGCCGCGATCCCCTTCATGAGCAGGCAGACCGCCGCCCTCGTGCGGCTGCAACTTCTCACCGGCGCGCGCCCGGGCGAACTCCTCGGCATGCGCCCCGCCGACATCGACACCGGCGCGCACGGGCGCGCGCCGGGCGGCGGGGGGGTCTGGATCTTCCGCCCCGAGGAGCACAAGAACGCCCACCGAGGCCGCGAGCGCACCGTCTACCTCGGCCCGCGCGCGCAGGCGATCATCGCGCCCTTCCTCGAGGGCCGCGGCCACCACACGCCCCTCTTCAGCCCGGCCGAAGCCGAGGCCGAGCGCCGAGAGGCGCTCCACGCCCGCCGCAAAACCCCTCTGTCCTGCGGCAACCGCCCCGGCTCCAACAAGCGCGACGAGCCGTCCAAGACCGCGGGCGACCGCTACACCGCGCCGACCTACTACCGCGCCATCGAGTACGCCTGCGAGGCCGCCTTCCCGCCCCCGCCGCCCCTGGGCCGCAAGCCCGGCGAGACCCGCGCCCAGTGGCGCGCCCGCCAGACGCCCGCGACAAGAAAGGAACTCAAGGCCTGGCGCAAAGCACACACATTCACGCCCTACCAATTGCGCCACTCCGCCGCGACGCTCATTCGCCGCGACTTCGGCCTCGAGGCCGCCCAGCTCGTCCTGGGCCACGCCAGCGCCACGATCACCGACGCCGTATACGCCGAGCGGGACGCGGGGAAAGTGATCGAGGTGATGCGGCGAGTTGGGTGA
- the thiS gene encoding sulfur carrier protein ThiS, with the protein MILTVNGERIRVPDEGLTVEGLVTLRGLEGTACAVEVNRALVPRRDRESRELKDGDVVEIVTLVGGG; encoded by the coding sequence ATGATTCTCACCGTCAATGGCGAGCGGATTCGGGTCCCTGACGAAGGTCTTACCGTCGAGGGGCTGGTGACGCTGCGTGGGTTGGAGGGGACGGCCTGCGCGGTGGAGGTGAACCGGGCGCTCGTGCCCCGTCGGGATCGGGAATCGCGGGAATTGAAGGACGGGGATGTGGTGGAGATCGTGACGCTGGTGGGAGGGGGTTGA
- a CDS encoding thiazole synthase, whose amino-acid sequence MKIGSRVFESRLIVGTGKYRDYPTMQAALDASGAEVVTVAVRRERLINEKGESLLDFIDLRRYTILPNTAGCFSAEDAVRVSRLGRDILEQLENPGASWVKLEVLGDKKTLLPDPAGTLEACRELVKDGFEVLCYTSDDPIAAARLKEAGATSVMPAGSPIGSGQGVLNPNNIALCLELLKEGDASYPVIVDAGVGCASDVSIAMELGADGVLLNTGIAHAKDAVLMASAMRHACVAGRQSYLAGRIGKKKYATASSPWEGVISYIPGE is encoded by the coding sequence CTGAAGATCGGGTCGAGGGTGTTTGAGAGCCGGCTGATCGTCGGGACGGGGAAGTACCGGGATTACCCGACGATGCAGGCGGCGCTGGACGCGAGCGGCGCGGAGGTCGTGACGGTCGCGGTGCGGCGCGAGCGGCTCATCAACGAGAAGGGCGAGAGTCTGCTCGATTTCATCGACCTGCGCCGATACACGATCCTCCCGAACACGGCGGGGTGTTTCAGCGCTGAGGACGCGGTGCGCGTGTCGCGGCTGGGGCGCGACATCCTTGAGCAGCTCGAGAATCCCGGCGCCTCGTGGGTGAAGCTCGAGGTGCTGGGGGACAAGAAGACGCTGCTGCCCGATCCGGCCGGGACGCTCGAGGCGTGCCGCGAACTCGTGAAGGATGGGTTCGAGGTGCTGTGCTACACGAGCGACGACCCGATCGCGGCGGCGCGCCTGAAAGAAGCGGGCGCGACGAGCGTGATGCCGGCGGGCTCGCCCATCGGCAGCGGGCAGGGCGTGCTGAACCCGAACAACATCGCGCTGTGTCTGGAGTTGCTGAAAGAAGGCGACGCGTCGTACCCGGTGATCGTCGATGCTGGCGTGGGCTGCGCGAGCGATGTGTCGATCGCGATGGAGCTCGGCGCCGACGGCGTGCTGCTGAACACGGGCATCGCGCACGCGAAAGACGCGGTGCTCATGGCGAGCGCGATGCGACACGCGTGCGTCGCGGGGAGGCAGTCGTATCTGGCGGGTCGGATCGGCAAGAAGAAGTACGCGACGGCGAGCTCGCCTTGGGAAGGCGTGATCTCGTACATCCCGGGGGAGTGA
- the rsmG gene encoding 16S rRNA (guanine(527)-N(7))-methyltransferase RsmG — protein sequence MTRSKPRPRPTRPHAQRQASKPPSPPEPPAPLREFFAPGLAPLGAPASFLVAANEANIRFEPGEVETLGRYLAVLLDANTRFNLTAIKDPADAWEKHILDSLTLLPVLADLQNDEGAIRIADIGSGGGAPAIPLAIVMPKAKFTLIESTAKKADFLRACAAELGLANIEVVCERAETLGAHGSLLRAQFDAVTARAVGRLAILAELAVPLVKVGGLVALVKGQQADAELEEAKQALYLLHASHAGTVDTPTGRIVVLEKRRTTPVDFPRKPGEPARAPLGVARERPSREDRAKAPPREKKPRGPRREG from the coding sequence ATGACGAGATCTAAGCCCAGACCACGCCCGACGCGCCCACACGCCCAACGCCAGGCGTCCAAGCCCCCATCGCCTCCAGAGCCCCCGGCCCCGCTTCGCGAGTTCTTCGCCCCCGGGCTCGCGCCGCTCGGCGCGCCCGCGTCGTTCCTGGTCGCGGCGAACGAGGCGAACATCCGCTTCGAGCCCGGCGAGGTCGAGACGCTCGGGCGCTATCTCGCGGTCCTCCTCGACGCGAACACGCGGTTCAATCTGACAGCGATCAAGGACCCGGCCGACGCGTGGGAGAAGCACATCCTCGATTCCCTGACGCTGCTGCCCGTCCTCGCGGACCTGCAGAACGACGAGGGCGCGATCCGCATCGCAGACATCGGATCGGGCGGCGGCGCCCCGGCGATCCCGCTGGCGATCGTGATGCCCAAGGCGAAGTTCACGCTGATCGAGTCGACCGCGAAGAAGGCGGACTTCCTGCGCGCGTGTGCCGCGGAGCTGGGGCTGGCCAACATCGAGGTGGTGTGCGAGCGGGCCGAGACGCTCGGGGCGCACGGGTCGCTGCTGCGCGCGCAGTTCGACGCGGTCACGGCGCGCGCGGTTGGTCGCCTCGCGATCCTGGCGGAACTGGCCGTGCCGCTGGTGAAGGTGGGGGGGCTGGTCGCGCTGGTGAAGGGCCAGCAGGCGGACGCGGAGCTCGAGGAAGCGAAGCAGGCGCTGTACCTGCTGCACGCGAGCCACGCCGGGACGGTCGACACGCCAACCGGGCGGATCGTGGTGCTGGAGAAGCGCCGGACGACTCCGGTGGACTTCCCTCGCAAGCCGGGCGAGCCGGCGCGTGCGCCGCTGGGCGTGGCGCGCGAGAGGCCAAGCCGCGAGGACCGAGCGAAGGCCCCGCCGCGTGAGAAGAAGCCTCGCGGCCCTCGCCGCGAAGGGTGA